The following proteins come from a genomic window of Phacochoerus africanus isolate WHEZ1 chromosome 9, ROS_Pafr_v1, whole genome shotgun sequence:
- the LOC125136178 gene encoding putative olfactory receptor 2B8, producing the protein MEQKNESSFTGFILLGFSDRPQLEQVLFVVLLIFYIFTLLGNTTIIAFSHVDPQLHTAMYFFLSNLSFLDLCYTTSIVPQLLVNLSGSDKSISFGGCVVQLYISLGLGGTDCILLGVMALDRYAAVCKPLHYTVIMHPCLCTLMASASWIIGFADSLIQTVLIFLLPLCGRNELDHFFCEVPPLLKLACVDTAMNESEIFFASVIILFIPVTLIMFSYGGIVRAVLRIKSSAGQRKAFGTCGSHLTVVSLFYGSALYAYLQPSNKDSKDQGKFISLFYTIITPMINPFIYTLRNKEVKGAMRRVLWKDSASR; encoded by the coding sequence atggaacagaaaaatgaaagttctTTCACTGGGTTTATCCTGCTGGGTTTCTCTGACAGGCCTCAACTGGAGCAGGTCCTCTTTGTGGTTCTTTTGATCTTCTACATCTTCACTTTGTTGGGAAACACAACCATCATTGCATTTTCCCATGTGGACCCACAACTTCACACCGCTATGTACTTTTTCCTCTCCAATCTAAGCTTTCTGGACCTGTGTTATACTACCAGCATTGTTCCTCAGCTTCTGGTTAATCTCAGTGGATCTGACAAATCCATCTCCTTTGGTGGTTGTGTGGTTCAGCTGTACATCTCTTTGGGGTTGGGAGGTACAGACTGTATTCTCCTAGGAGTTATGGCACTTGACCGCTATGCAGCTGTTTGCAAGCCCCTTCACTACACAGTAATCATGCACCCCTGTCTCTGTACCCTGATGGCTTCTGCTTCATGGATCATTGGTTTTGCTGACTCCTTAATACAGACAGTGCTCATCTTCCTTTTACCACTCTGTGGGAGAAATGAATTAGACCACTTCTTTTGTGAAGTCCCTCCTTTGCTCAAGCTTGCCTGTGTTGACACCGCTATGAATGAGTCTGAGATCTTCTTTGCCAGTGTCATCATTCTTTTCATACCTGTTACATTAATAATGTTCTCCTATGGTGGGATTGTGAGGGCCGTCTTAAGAATAAAGTCTTCTGCAGGGCAGAGAAAAGCATTTGGGACCTGTGGATCCCACCTGACAGTGGTCTCCCTGTTCTATGGCTCAGCCCTCTATGCTTATCTTCAGCCCAGCAACAAGGACTCCAAGGATCAGGGCAAGTTCATCTCTCTCTTCTACACCATCATTACCCCCATGATCAATCCCTTCATATATACGCTGCGTAACAAGGAAGTGAAGGGAGCAATGAGGAGGGTGCTTTGGAAGGACTCTGCCTCCAGATGA